A single Cupriavidus sp. D39 DNA region contains:
- a CDS encoding type II toxin-antitoxin system HipA family toxin — protein sequence MTQRITQRKSRSPQRARPAQGVLASAHVLMHGQTVGAVTEFDNGRIGFNYDPEYLGTGGPSISPEFLPSQSGTFEFPELRRVDAFLGLPGALADALPDTFGNLIIKKYFEDRGEPDKAMSPVQRLLYIGDRAMGALEFRPRIDRRATAGESEALEVGTLVEAARKLVAGEQDGAIQELMRIGASAGGARAKALILWNRRDKQIRSAFVKPRKGEESWLIKFGGVESANPNDHHAQPFNRVEYTYALLTKELDIDMAPVDFIEEDNGRFHFLTKRFDRGEGGGRVHMHSLAGLTHIDYNIPRAYSYDQYFRWIRAFQMPHTAIEEAYRRMIFNVVGRNQDDHVKNFAFLMSPTGEWSLSPVYDLTFSAGAGYTLQHQMTIGGKADNFTVDDLVDFGKKFDVANPKAVIERTVDVFSGWAALGQHWKVAPKEIEARAGRLRLFKL from the coding sequence GTGACGCAAAGGATAACGCAAAGGAAGTCGCGCTCGCCGCAGCGTGCCCGTCCGGCACAAGGCGTTCTCGCGAGCGCCCATGTCCTCATGCACGGCCAGACCGTCGGTGCCGTCACTGAGTTCGATAACGGCCGGATTGGCTTCAACTATGACCCGGAGTACCTGGGCACCGGGGGACCGAGCATTTCCCCTGAGTTCCTGCCATCCCAGTCAGGCACGTTCGAGTTTCCCGAACTGCGGCGGGTCGACGCGTTTCTGGGTCTGCCCGGCGCCCTGGCGGACGCGCTGCCGGACACCTTCGGCAACCTGATCATCAAGAAGTATTTCGAGGACCGAGGCGAGCCTGACAAGGCGATGAGCCCCGTGCAGCGCCTGCTCTATATCGGCGACCGCGCAATGGGGGCGCTCGAGTTCCGGCCCAGGATCGACCGGCGGGCGACGGCGGGCGAGAGCGAAGCCCTTGAGGTTGGCACGCTCGTGGAGGCCGCGCGCAAGCTCGTGGCCGGGGAACAGGATGGCGCGATCCAGGAACTGATGCGGATTGGCGCAAGCGCCGGCGGCGCGCGGGCCAAGGCGCTGATTCTTTGGAACCGTCGGGATAAGCAGATCCGTTCCGCGTTCGTCAAACCGCGCAAGGGCGAGGAAAGCTGGCTGATCAAGTTCGGCGGCGTCGAGTCGGCCAACCCGAATGACCATCACGCCCAGCCTTTCAACCGAGTTGAATACACTTACGCTCTCCTGACGAAGGAACTCGACATCGACATGGCGCCGGTCGACTTCATCGAAGAGGACAACGGCCGCTTCCACTTCCTGACCAAGCGATTCGATCGCGGCGAAGGCGGTGGCCGAGTGCATATGCACAGCCTGGCCGGTCTCACGCACATCGACTACAACATCCCGCGCGCCTACAGCTACGACCAGTACTTCCGCTGGATCCGGGCCTTCCAGATGCCCCATACAGCGATCGAGGAAGCCTACCGCCGAATGATCTTCAACGTAGTGGGACGCAACCAGGACGACCATGTGAAGAACTTCGCTTTCCTGATGTCACCCACCGGCGAATGGAGCCTGTCACCCGTCTATGACCTGACGTTCTCCGCAGGCGCTGGTTACACGCTGCAGCACCAGATGACCATCGGCGGCAAGGCGGACAATTTCACCGTGGACGACCTGGTCGACTTCGGCAAGAAATTCGACGTGGCCAATCCCAAGGCCGTGATCGAGCGCACCGTCGATGTCTTCAGCGGCTGGGCGGCGCTGGGCCAACACTGGAAAGTAGCACCGAAGGAGATTGAGGCGCGCGCCGGGCGCCTGCGCCTGTTCAAACTCTGA
- a CDS encoding glutathione S-transferase family protein: MSRTTLTINSRNYGAWSLRGWLLAKFSGMDFEEILVPVTDAASRAELLLLSPSTLVPRLEHEGVTIWDTLAIAEYLNEVRPEARLLPEDRIARAHCRAICGEMHSGFSAMRAALPMNLRVHRSGFKVWSRAQSDIDRITAIWRECLSAYGGPYLFGARTMADAMYAPVVTRFRTYEVKLDVVSEGYCRTIMALPEMLEWMEAAGREPEEIDELDMEF; the protein is encoded by the coding sequence ATGTCAAGGACAACCCTGACCATCAACAGCAGGAACTATGGCGCGTGGTCGCTGCGCGGCTGGCTGCTGGCGAAATTCAGCGGGATGGATTTTGAGGAGATCCTGGTGCCGGTGACGGACGCGGCCAGCCGCGCGGAACTCTTGCTGCTGTCGCCCTCGACCCTTGTGCCGCGACTGGAACACGAGGGTGTCACGATCTGGGATACCCTGGCCATTGCCGAGTATCTGAACGAAGTGCGGCCGGAGGCTCGGCTTTTGCCCGAGGACCGCATTGCCCGAGCTCACTGCCGGGCGATTTGCGGCGAAATGCATTCGGGATTCAGCGCCATGCGCGCAGCCTTGCCGATGAACCTGCGTGTCCACCGCTCCGGTTTCAAGGTCTGGTCGCGCGCCCAGAGCGATATCGATCGGATCACCGCCATCTGGCGCGAATGCCTGTCGGCTTATGGCGGGCCCTATCTGTTCGGAGCGCGCACCATGGCCGATGCCATGTATGCGCCAGTCGTCACCCGGTTTCGCACCTACGAGGTCAAGCTTGATGTGGTATCGGAAGGCTATTGCCGCACGATCATGGCGTTGCCGGAGATGCTGGAATGGATGGAGGCGGCAGGGCGGGAGCCCGAAGAGATCGACGAGCTGGATATGGAGTTCTGA